In Microbacterium sp. 1.5R, the following are encoded in one genomic region:
- the coaBC gene encoding bifunctional phosphopantothenoylcysteine decarboxylase/phosphopantothenate--cysteine ligase CoaBC — protein sequence MNIVVGVTGGIAAYKTVHLVRLLTKAGHEVTVVPTEDALRFVGTPTWEALSRHPVTTSVHDDVARVRHVALGQNADLVIVAPATANSIAKITAGIADDLLGTTLLATEAPVLLAPAMHAEMWRNAATQANIATLRSRGVHLVGPSDGELAGGDSGPGRMSEPEQIFEAALALLAPRDLGGLAVVVSAGGTREPIDPVRFLGNRSSGRQGIALAVDAAARGANVTLVAANISADVLADARHPSVRVVPVGTAAELADAMKDAAGAADIVIMAAAVADYRPATVSEHKLTKEQGVLTHLDLVENEDVVAALAASRADGRAPQGQTIVAFAAETSEDADERRERARRKRERKGVDLLAVNLANADHGFEKRDNAVEIVGAGGEVVASAAGSKREVARVILDAARRMR from the coding sequence AGGACGCCCTGCGATTCGTCGGCACCCCGACGTGGGAGGCTCTGAGCCGGCATCCGGTCACGACGAGCGTGCATGACGACGTCGCGCGGGTGCGTCATGTCGCACTGGGCCAGAACGCCGACCTGGTGATCGTCGCCCCCGCGACGGCGAACTCGATCGCGAAGATCACCGCGGGCATCGCGGATGATCTGCTCGGCACCACGCTGCTCGCGACCGAGGCTCCGGTGCTGCTCGCGCCGGCCATGCACGCCGAGATGTGGCGCAACGCCGCCACGCAGGCGAACATCGCGACCCTGAGGTCGCGCGGAGTGCACCTGGTCGGCCCGTCCGACGGCGAGCTCGCCGGCGGCGACAGCGGGCCCGGCCGCATGTCGGAGCCGGAGCAGATCTTCGAGGCGGCCCTCGCGCTCCTCGCGCCGCGTGACCTCGGCGGGCTGGCGGTGGTCGTGTCCGCGGGCGGCACCAGGGAGCCGATCGATCCCGTGCGCTTCCTCGGCAACCGGTCGAGCGGCCGACAGGGCATCGCGCTCGCGGTGGACGCCGCAGCCCGCGGCGCGAACGTCACGCTGGTCGCCGCCAACATCTCAGCCGATGTGCTGGCCGATGCCCGGCATCCGTCCGTCAGGGTCGTCCCGGTCGGGACCGCGGCCGAGCTCGCCGACGCGATGAAGGATGCCGCCGGGGCTGCCGACATCGTCATCATGGCCGCCGCCGTCGCCGACTACCGCCCCGCGACGGTGTCGGAGCACAAGCTCACGAAGGAGCAGGGCGTTCTCACGCACCTCGACCTGGTCGAGAACGAGGACGTGGTCGCCGCGCTCGCGGCATCCCGCGCCGACGGCCGTGCGCCGCAGGGGCAGACCATCGTCGCCTTCGCGGCCGAGACCTCGGAGGACGCGGACGAACGTCGCGAGCGCGCTCGCCGCAAGCGCGAGCGCAAGGGCGTCGACCTGCTCGCGGTGAACCTCGCGAACGCCGATCACGGCTTCGAGAAGCGCGACAACGCGGTCGAGATCGTCGGGGCGGGAGGTGAGGTCGTGGCATCCGCCGCCGGATCGAAGCGCGAGGTCGCCCGCGTGATCCTGGATGCCGCGCGCAGAATGCGCTAA